A stretch of DNA from Mycobacterium senriense:
GGCGGCTGCCGGAAGGCTACGACGTCGAAAAGCACTTCGGCCCGCGCTACAACGTCTGGGACGAGCGGCTGTGCCTGGCCCCCGACGGCGACTTCTTCCGGACCATCCGGCACGGCAAGGCCGACGTCGTCACCGACACCATCGACCGGTTCACCAAGACCGGCATCAAGCTGGCCTCGGGCGAGGAATTGACCGCCGACATCATCGTCACCGCAACGGGATTGAACATGCAGCTGCTGGGCGGCGTGAAGCCGACCCGCAACGGTGAGGTCGTCGACCTGACCTCACTGATGACCTACAAGGGCATGATGTTCTCCGGCATGCCGAACTTCGCCATCACCTTCGGCTACACCAACGCGTCCTGGACGCTGAAGGCCGACCTGGTCTCCGAGTTCGTCTGCCGGTTGCTGAACTACATGGACGCCAACGGTTTTGACTTCGTGGAGCCGCAGCATCCGGGCAAGGACGTCGACGAGCTGCCCTTCATGGACTTCACCCCCGGCTACTTCCGGCGTTCGATGCACTTGCTGCCCAAGTCGGGGTCGCGTGCACCGTGGCGGCTCAAGCAGAACTACTTCATCGACATGCGCACGATCCGGCGCGGCAGGGTCGACGACGAAGGCTTGAAGTTCGCGAAAAAACCTGCCCCGGTGGCGGTTTAACGGATCACTCGGCCGCGGCGACGACGACGATCCCGTCGTCGTCGCTGTAGGCGATCTCGCCCGGCGCGAACGTCACCCCGCCCAGGGTGACCTCGACGTCGCGCTCGCCGGCACCGGTCTTGCTGCTCTTGCGGGGATTGGTGCCCAACGCCTTGACGCCGATGTCCATGCCGCGCAACGTGGCCGAGTCGCGCACGGCGCCGTTGACGATGAGCCCCGCCCAGCCGTTGGACCGGGCCAGCTCGGCGATGACGTCGCCGACCAGCGCGGTGTGCAGGGAGCCGTCGCCGTCGATGACCAGGACCCCGCCGCTGCCCGGTTCCGAGAGCACCGATTTCAGCAGCGCGTTGTCCTGAAAGCAACGTACGGTGCTGATCGGACCGGCGAATTCGGCCCGCCCGCCCAACTGGCGGAATTGCACGTCGCAGCTGCGTACGTCGGGACCGATGCTGTCTACGAGGTCGGCCGTCGGCCGGAAAGACACCGTCACTTCTGACACGTTAACGCTTGCCGCTCAGCGGCGACGCAGCTGGCGGATCAGCAGGATGGCCAGCAGGCTGACGGCCAGGGCAACGATCAGCGGCACCGGAGATTGGCCCACCGCCGGACCCGGGACCGCGGGAGAGACCGGATTGTTGGCGGCCTCCACGGTGGACTTCGCCTGTGCGGCAGCATCTTTGGCGGCGGCGGTCAGGTCGCCGTTGCTTTCCGCCCGCTGCTGCACGTCGAGCGGTTGCGCGGCCGGTTGCCCGGGTGGTTTCGGGGGCGTGGGCTCGGCGTTCTTTACCGGCACCTTCTTGGCGGGTGCCTTCTTGGCCGGCGCCTTTTTGGCGGGCGCCTTTTTCGCAGGTGCCTTTTTGGCCGGCGCTTTCGCGGCCTTTTTCGCCGCGTGGGCGGGCGGCTTCTTCTCCGGCGGGGTGCCGGTGCCGTCGGGTGCGCTGTTCGTTGGGTCCTGCGGGTCTGCCATGCGGCCGCTCCTCGAGCTTCCTCTGTCGTCTTTCCCCTAGCTCAGTGGGTTCAAGGTCCCATCATGCCAGGGCGCGTTGCGGCGCCTCCGTCACCGGTCGCCGGCTCCGCTCTTACCGCCTGCGCCGCGCCCCCCACCACGCGCCGCCGGCGACGACGGCCACCGCGACCACCACGAATGGCCAGATCGGGAGCGGGCCGCCGCCGTCCGGGCCGGCCGCGGGTGGACCGGGCGTGCCGGTGCCGGGCACCGTGAGCCGAAAGGACCAGGATCCGGACACCACGTGGCCGTCCGCGGAGGTGACCCGGTAGTTCACCGTGTACGTCCCGGCCGGCCCGAGCGCACGCAGCGCGATGCCGACCACCGCGCCCTGCACCGTCGGCTCTCCGGTGGACCACACGTTGCCGTCGGGCCCGACCACCGTCATGGCCGCGAACGTGGTTTGCAACTGCTCGTTGAATGTGGCGCTCACCCGCTGCGGGCCGGCCGCGAGCACCGCATCGGCCGCGGGATCGGTGGCGACGCGGGTGGCGTGCGCCCCCGCGACCGGCGCGGTCAGCGTGGCGATCACGAACATGACGCCCACGCACGCGCCGAGCGCCAGCCGCCTCATGTCCGTCGGCGGATCAGTGCGATCGCGACGCCGGCGGCGGCGACCACCAGGGCCGCGCCACCCAGCAGCCGGGCGGCGTTGTCGGCCGCATTCGACCGTGCGGCGGCCGGCGCGGGCGACCCGTGGTGTTGGTGGGGGCCCGAGGGGCCGGTGGCGAGGGCGAGCATGGGCACCGGGTGCTCCGGCTCGCTCCCGTCTGGCAGCGGCGGCTGGTCCCATTTCACGACGGTTCCGTCGGCGTAGGTCTGCGCGGCGGGGAAGCTGACGGTGTCGGCGTCGGGCAGCTTCACCGACAGCCGGAACAGCCCGAATTGATCTGGCCCGATCCCGCCGGTGAGGTTGGCGGTCCACGTCACCGAACGCACGGTGCCGGCCGCGGCGTCCCGGTCGAGTTTGGCCGTCCAGCCCGGCAGGCTTTCGGTGCGCGCCGATGCGACGTTGGGAAGCGTGACGGTCAGCGCGGTGGTGAGCGCCCCGGTGTTCGATTCGTTGGGCACCTGGAATGTGACGATCGCCATGGCTCCGCGTATCGCGTTGTCGCTGCTGGCGTGCACGTGCGCCCAGGCGGCAGGGGTCTGGGCCGCCGATCCGAGATAGAGAGCGACGGCCGCGGTGAGTGCGATCAGGGTGCGCGAGAACCACCTGCTGTGGATTGCCATGCCGGGGCGCTGCCTTCCGTACGGGTGATCAGCTCAGGCCGAGGCGGGCCATTAAATCCGCCTCGATCCCGTCCAGCTGCGACGAGATCGCGGCGTGGGCCGCGCGCCGCCGCGCGGCCGGCATGTTCTCCGCGGCGGTGATCGCCGCCGACAGATCGGTGAGCCGTTCGGCGATGGCGGAGACGAATTGCTTGGTCTCGGCGTCCTTGGGCTTCTTGTCCTGCACCATCCGCAGCGACTTCTCCGCCCCGGCGATGCGGGCCGACAGCTGGGCCCCGTGGCCGGAGAACTGGCCGATCTGGGCCAGCGGAATGCCCAGCTGGTCGGCACGACGCTGATCGATCAGCGCGCGGGCCGCGACGGCCGCCCGGTAGATGAGCGGGGTGAGGATCGGCGCGAGCAGCCGAGACACCGTCAACACCCGGCGGATTCGTGTCGGTGAGAAGATCTTGCCCTCCCGCGCGGCTTTGAGTTCGGCCTCAGCGACTTTCAGTGCGTTGCGGTCGCTGTCGCGTTGGGCCTTCATGTGCGCGCGCAGCGCCTTGCTCTCCGCCCGTTGGGCGGATTTGGCGCGGCGGACCTCGTTTTTCGCGGCCAGCTTGGCCTCGAGCTTCGCGCGGGCCTTGATCGCACGGGCTTCAGCGCGA
This window harbors:
- a CDS encoding Rv3852 family protein — encoded protein: MADPQDPTNSAPDGTGTPPEKKPPAHAAKKAAKAPAKKAPAKKAPAKKAPAKKAPAKKVPVKNAEPTPPKPPGQPAAQPLDVQQRAESNGDLTAAAKDAAAQAKSTVEAANNPVSPAVPGPAVGQSPVPLIVALAVSLLAILLIRQLRRR
- the rraA gene encoding ribonuclease E activity regulator RraA — protein: MTVSFRPTADLVDSIGPDVRSCDVQFRQLGGRAEFAGPISTVRCFQDNALLKSVLSEPGSGGVLVIDGDGSLHTALVGDVIAELARSNGWAGLIVNGAVRDSATLRGMDIGVKALGTNPRKSSKTGAGERDVEVTLGGVTFAPGEIAYSDDDGIVVVAAAE
- a CDS encoding DUF6474 family protein, encoding MGLFRKRKSRATRRAEARAIKARAKLEAKLAAKNEVRRAKSAQRAESKALRAHMKAQRDSDRNALKVAEAELKAAREGKIFSPTRIRRVLTVSRLLAPILTPLIYRAAVAARALIDQRRADQLGIPLAQIGQFSGHGAQLSARIAGAEKSLRMVQDKKPKDAETKQFVSAIAERLTDLSAAITAAENMPAARRRAAHAAISSQLDGIEADLMARLGLS
- a CDS encoding copper resistance CopC family protein; amino-acid sequence: MRRLALGACVGVMFVIATLTAPVAGAHATRVATDPAADAVLAAGPQRVSATFNEQLQTTFAAMTVVGPDGNVWSTGEPTVQGAVVGIALRALGPAGTYTVNYRVTSADGHVVSGSWSFRLTVPGTGTPGPPAAGPDGGGPLPIWPFVVVAVAVVAGGAWWGARRRR
- a CDS encoding YcnI family copper-binding membrane protein; this encodes MAIHSRWFSRTLIALTAAVALYLGSAAQTPAAWAHVHASSDNAIRGAMAIVTFQVPNESNTGALTTALTVTLPNVASARTESLPGWTAKLDRDAAAGTVRSVTWTANLTGGIGPDQFGLFRLSVKLPDADTVSFPAAQTYADGTVVKWDQPPLPDGSEPEHPVPMLALATGPSGPHQHHGSPAPAAARSNAADNAARLLGGAALVVAAAGVAIALIRRRT